A genome region from Gigantopelta aegis isolate Gae_Host chromosome 3, Gae_host_genome, whole genome shotgun sequence includes the following:
- the LOC121369453 gene encoding serine/threonine-protein phosphatase 6 regulatory ankyrin repeat subunit B-like codes for MGMKISNLSLCDSRPAQLSKETTTYCYKLAPPSYNHNWTDLHYASSHGNVRRIQEIIHKTGTFNLNRKDYYGKTPLYWAAYKGHKACIEELLKFGAKVNTQCRHGGTPLHAVVSLYPDSALLLIKHGADVNCADNWGVTPMYLAASNGQLKVIQYLILAGAHLTYRNKTGDIPKQLSCHTKFCDYLQQLSQSPRTLQFCCRNVVRRTLDEHPEPKIDHFALPRQLKNYLALSELDCDQKMTDLIVPSR; via the exons ATGGGTATGAAGATAAGTAATTTATCATTATGCGATTCACGACCGGCACAGCTGAGCAAAGAAACCACAACATACTGCTACAAGCTAGCGCCCCCTAGCTACAACCACAACTGGACTGACCTACACTATGCGTCCAGTCATGGCAATGTTCGCAGAATACAAGAGATCATCCATAAAACGG GCACTTTCAATTTGAATCGTAAGGATTACTATGGGAAGACTCCGCTATACTGGGCTGCATATAAGGGTCACAAGGCTTGCATTGAGGAGCTGCTCAAGTTTGGAGCCAAGGTGAACACCCAGTGTCGACACGGTGGTACCCCACTTCACGCTGTTGTCAGTCTGTACCCTGACAGTGCCCTGCTTCTGATTAAG CATGGAGCGGATGTGAACTGTGCCGACAACTGGGGCGTGACACCCATGTATTTGGCAGCCTCCAACGGCCAGCTGAAGGTTATACAGTACCTCATCTTAGCAGGTGCTCACCTCACATATAGAAACAAG ACCGGTGACATTCCAAAGCAGCTGAGTTGTCACACTAAGTTCTGCGATTACCTCCAACAACTGTCTCAGAGTCCGCGCACTCTACAGTTCTGCTGTCGAAATGTCGTACGTAGGACACTGGACGAGCACCCGGAACCGAAGATAGATCATTTTGCTCTGCCTCGGCAACTGAAGAACTACCTGGCTCTGAGTGAACTGGACTGTGACCAGAAAATGACTGACTTGATTGTTCCCAGTAGATAA
- the LOC121367474 gene encoding fibropellin-1-like isoform X1: MMKPESLCFLLLILMNSWETALSGAQMLVKFKRYDNPDGKGSNGHCCDGRWVFCFSECDHRFIVCLDRTTGPQDMNSCPYGKVSTSGITDRNTINFGRTIGGTRNPIRFRFDTWPVLLKIKVKVWDVDDNSAHEDVDFLWQNILQRSPGRGEATAVPRQYYLKHRTSLSIEVKVFCNPYYYGDSCTVYCKPRDDNRGHYVCKQRTGQKMCLPGWEGARCNINIDDCAQRPCLNGGTCTDHLRSYTCECQVGFLGVKCELNIDECASNPCHSGGSCVDGVAGFQCRCSHGRTGATCEHDINECASSPCVNGGSCYDLVANYTCLCPRGFSGDLCQLDTDECLEDDPCLNNGTCVNTVGSYSCLCPEQFDGKHCEKQNPCFLQPCQNGGQCSHIVGESDFLCNCTERFYGRLCNLDVDECELSPCSNNGTCVNDFGGYQCICPGAFQGETCEEDRNECETDPCLNNKTCINWYGGYHCNCGPYLQGERCETDVDECLETPCVNNGTCENTFGSYYCSCPDSFQGRHCDLDCREKCLNNNTSTNTTGEHNCSCSAEYDGQDCKNGALECLDKTCSNNGTCTNATGEHNCSCLTEYDGPECKNDTIECQDKSCLNTSTCTNTTSDHNCSCSADEPDFTNDTNECLDEPCSNNGTCVNTVGSYFCSCGPAYRGHHCQNDTDECLQEPCLHNGSCTNTFGSFWCQCQSGYEGSFCELHVDRCQSSPCLNNASCTSSTEAYTCMCPGGFTGSSCGEDLNECLQSPCQNNGTCLNTPGSFQCRCLQGTTGGLCELHQDECDDFPCQNNGTCKTFADGFQCICANGYTGSLCEEDIDPCRRSPCQNGSTCVSCNETTPLANQESSTLQIEDSSIQSTSPIMSTSGMETTSSSSTESHNISTASTYNTSISSTMPNQSTSDTQNTPEPEYTVSTVVYTEIKIPTKEAPVISVPFFLYGSINDINETVLKTGIIQILDDYGGLSVSSMKMVIRREVYDGENGVTVTEIQFRVVVGKKRVQKSEIKAIFAKVPYHKLKSYLPYRFYVGQTFPKALMSMSSGGEAGVGIHVYLIVASVGILMIIAVVSFFVVRRWKRKNAQPKPPDMKTIYNCQTPETNHQVASFENILYQEYQPPEREPVDKWAEC, from the exons ATGATGAAACCTGAATCTCTTTGTTTTCTCttgttaattttaatgaacTCCTGGGAG ACGGCGCTATCTGGCGCCCAGATGCTGGTGAAGTTTAAGAGGTATGACAACCCGGATGGCAAGGGCAGCAATGGCCACTGCTGTGACGGACGGTGGGTCTTCTGTTTCAGCGAGTGTGACCACCGATTTATCGTCTGCCTCGACCGCACTACTGG GCCACAGGATATGAACAGTTGTCCGTACGGTAAAGTGAGCACGAGCGGCATCACAGACCGCAACACCATCAACTTTGGGAGAACCATCGGCGGCACACGCAACCCGATACGGTTTAGATTCGATACCTGGCCG GTGTTGTTGAAGATCAAGGTCAAGGTGTGGGATGTGGACGACAACAGCGCCCACGAGGACGTGGACTTCCTGTGGCAGAACATCCTACAGCGCAGCCCGGGCCGGGGAGAGGCGACCGCCGTGCCGAGACAGTATTATCTCAAACACAGAACTAG tctGTCAATAGAAGTGAAAGTGTTTTGTAACCCGTATTATTACGGTGATAGTTGTACGGTATACTGCAAACCACGGGACGATAACAGAGGAcattatgtttgtaaacaacgaACAGGCCAAAAAATGTGTCTGCCtg GTTGGGAAGGAGCCCGGTGTAATATAAATATCGATGACTGTGCTCAACGTCCGTGTTTAAATGGCGGGACATGCACTGACCATCTCCGTTCATACACGTGCGAGTGTCAGGTCGGCTTTCtag GTGTTAAATGTGAACTGAATATCGACGAATGCGCGAGTAACCCGTGTCATTCTGGAGGAAGTTGCGTCGACGGTGTGGCCGGGTTTCAATGTCGGTGTAGTCACGGGAGGACGGGGGCGACCTGCGAACACGACATCAACGAGTGTGCGTCGTCGCCGTGTGTCAACGGAGGCAGTTGCTACGACCTGGTCGCCAACTACACGTGTCTGTGTCCGCGAGGATTCAGCGGTGACCTGTGTCAGCTGGACACTGACGAATGTTTGGAGGACGATCCTTGTCTGAACAATGGAACGTGTGTTAATACGGTCG GTAGTTACTCTTGTCTGTGTCCGGAACAGTTCGACGGCAAGcactgtgaaaaacaaaacccgtGTTTTCTCCAACCTTGCCAAAATGGCGGCCAGTGCTCACATATTGTCGGGGAATCAGATTTTCTTTGCAACTGTACGGAGCGATTTTACGGCAGACTGTGTAACTTGGACGTAGACGAGTGTGAGTTATCTCCCTGCTCAAACAACGGCACGTGCGTCAACGACTTTGGTGGCTACCAGTGCATCTGTCCAGGGGCATTTCAAG GTGAAACGTGCGAGGAGGACAGAAACGAATGCGAGACCGACCCATGTCTGAATAACAAGACATGCATCAACTGGTACGGCGGGTACCACTGTAACTGCGGCCCATACTTACAGGGCGAGCGTTGCGAGACGGACGTTGACGAATGTCTGGAAACTCCGTGTGTAAACAACGGCACGTGCGAGAACACGTTTGGCTCCTACTATTGTAGCTGTCCAGATTCATTTCAAGGGAGACACTGCGATCTCGACTGCAGGGAGAAGTGCTTGAACAACAATACCAGCACAAACACAACTGGTGAGCATAATTGCAGCTGTTCAGCGGAATACGATGGGCAGGACTGCAAAAATGGTGCACTTGAGTGTCTAGATAAAACATGCTCAAACAACGGTACATGCACAAACGCAACTGGTGAGCATAATTGCAGTTGCTTAACGGAATACGATGGACCTGAGTGTAAAAATGACACAATCGAATGCCAAGACAAATCATGCTTAAACACCAGTACATGCACAAACACAACCTCTGACCATAACTGCAGCTGCTCAGCTGACGAACCTGACTTCACGAATGACACAAACGAGTGCTTGGACGAGCCGTGCTCCAACAACGGGACGTGCGTCAACACGGTGGGGTCCTATTTCTGCAGCTGTGGCCCAGCTTACCGAGGACACCACTGCCAGAACGACACGGACGAGTGTCTGCAGGAACCCTGCCTCCACAACGGTTCCTGCACCAACACATTTGGAAGTTTCTGGTGCCAGTGCCAAAGCGGTTATGAAGGTTCTTTCTGTGAGCTACATGTCGACAGATGTCAGTCCTCCCCGTGTCTGAATAACGCCAGCTGCACCAGTTCGACCGAGGCGTACACGTGTATGTGTCCAGGGGGATTCACTGGTTCGTCTTGCGGTGAAGATTTGAACGAATGTTTGCAGTCTCCATGCCAAAACAATGGAACTTGCCTTAATACCCCAGGCAGCTTCCAGTGCAGATGTTTGCAAGGGACTACTGGGGGTCTCTGTGAGCTTCACCAAGATGAATGTGACGATTTTCCCTGTCAAAACAATGGAACGTGCAAAACGTTTGCAGACGGCTTCCAGTGCATTTGTGCGAATGGATACACAGGCTCACTGTGTGAAGAAGACATAGATCCGTGTAGACGTAGTCCCTGTCAGAATGGATCCACAT GTGTCTCCTGCAATGAAACAACGCCATTGGCAAATCAAGAATCGTCCACGTTGCAAATTGAGGACTCGTCGATACAATCGACATCACCAATCATGTCGACATCCGGAATGGAAACTACGTCATCATCATCGACAGAGTCACATAATATATCAACAGCATCAACATATAATACGTCGATCTCCTCAACAATGCCGAACCAGTCAACTTCAGATACACAAAATACGCCTGAACCAGAATATACAGTGTCTACTGTAGTGTATACAGAAATTAAAATACCTACTAAAGAAGCTCCAG TTATTTCTGTACCGTTTTTCCTCTACGGATCGATAAACGATATTAACGAGACAGTATTGAAAACCGGAATTATCCAGATTCTTGACGACTATGGTGGTCTGTCCGTGTCTAGTATGAAGATGGTCATACGAAGAGAAGTGTATGATGGAGAGAATGG agtgacagtgacagaaatacaGTTCCGAGTGGTCGTGGGGAAGAAAAGAGTTCAAAAGTCAGAGATCAAAGCTATATTTGCGAAAGTACCTTACCACAAACTAAAGAGTTATCTCCCCTACAGGTTTTACGTTGGTCAAACGTTTCCAAAGGCGCTGATGTCCATGTCGTCTGGCGGCGAG GCTGGGGTTGGCATCCACGTTTATCTCATCGTCGCGTCTGTCGGGATTTTGATGATCATCGCTGTTGTCAGTTTCTTCGTAGTAAGGAGATGGAAACG AAAAAACGCTCAACCGAAGCCTCCTGATATGAAAACGATTTACAACTGCCAAACTCCTGA
- the LOC121367474 gene encoding delta-like protein C isoform X2: protein MMKPESLCFLLLILMNSWETALSGAQMLVKFKRYDNPDGKGSNGHCCDGRWVFCFSECDHRFIVCLDRTTGPQDMNSCPYGKVSTSGITDRNTINFGRTIGGTRNPIRFRFDTWPVLLKIKVKVWDVDDNSAHEDVDFLWQNILQRSPGRGEATAVPRQYYLKHRTSLSIEVKVFCNPYYYGDSCTVYCKPRDDNRGHYVCKQRTGQKMCLPGWEGARCNINIDDCAQRPCLNGGTCTDHLRSYTCECQVGFLGVKCELNIDECASNPCHSGGSCVDGVAGFQCRCSHGRTGATCEHDINECASSPCVNGGSCYDLVANYTCLCPRGFSGDLCQLDTDECLEDDPCLNNGTCVNTVGSYSCLCPEQFDGKHCEKQNPCFLQPCQNGGQCSHIVGESDFLCNCTERFYGRLCNLDVDECELSPCSNNGTCVNDFGGYQCICPGAFQGETCEEDRNECETDPCLNNKTCINWYGGYHCNCGPYLQGERCETDVDECLETPCVNNGTCENTFGSYYCSCPDSFQGRHCDLDCREKCLNNNTSTNTTGVSCNETTPLANQESSTLQIEDSSIQSTSPIMSTSGMETTSSSSTESHNISTASTYNTSISSTMPNQSTSDTQNTPEPEYTVSTVVYTEIKIPTKEAPVISVPFFLYGSINDINETVLKTGIIQILDDYGGLSVSSMKMVIRREVYDGENGVTVTEIQFRVVVGKKRVQKSEIKAIFAKVPYHKLKSYLPYRFYVGQTFPKALMSMSSGGEAGVGIHVYLIVASVGILMIIAVVSFFVVRRWKRKNAQPKPPDMKTIYNCQTPETNHQVASFENILYQEYQPPEREPVDKWAEC, encoded by the exons ATGATGAAACCTGAATCTCTTTGTTTTCTCttgttaattttaatgaacTCCTGGGAG ACGGCGCTATCTGGCGCCCAGATGCTGGTGAAGTTTAAGAGGTATGACAACCCGGATGGCAAGGGCAGCAATGGCCACTGCTGTGACGGACGGTGGGTCTTCTGTTTCAGCGAGTGTGACCACCGATTTATCGTCTGCCTCGACCGCACTACTGG GCCACAGGATATGAACAGTTGTCCGTACGGTAAAGTGAGCACGAGCGGCATCACAGACCGCAACACCATCAACTTTGGGAGAACCATCGGCGGCACACGCAACCCGATACGGTTTAGATTCGATACCTGGCCG GTGTTGTTGAAGATCAAGGTCAAGGTGTGGGATGTGGACGACAACAGCGCCCACGAGGACGTGGACTTCCTGTGGCAGAACATCCTACAGCGCAGCCCGGGCCGGGGAGAGGCGACCGCCGTGCCGAGACAGTATTATCTCAAACACAGAACTAG tctGTCAATAGAAGTGAAAGTGTTTTGTAACCCGTATTATTACGGTGATAGTTGTACGGTATACTGCAAACCACGGGACGATAACAGAGGAcattatgtttgtaaacaacgaACAGGCCAAAAAATGTGTCTGCCtg GTTGGGAAGGAGCCCGGTGTAATATAAATATCGATGACTGTGCTCAACGTCCGTGTTTAAATGGCGGGACATGCACTGACCATCTCCGTTCATACACGTGCGAGTGTCAGGTCGGCTTTCtag GTGTTAAATGTGAACTGAATATCGACGAATGCGCGAGTAACCCGTGTCATTCTGGAGGAAGTTGCGTCGACGGTGTGGCCGGGTTTCAATGTCGGTGTAGTCACGGGAGGACGGGGGCGACCTGCGAACACGACATCAACGAGTGTGCGTCGTCGCCGTGTGTCAACGGAGGCAGTTGCTACGACCTGGTCGCCAACTACACGTGTCTGTGTCCGCGAGGATTCAGCGGTGACCTGTGTCAGCTGGACACTGACGAATGTTTGGAGGACGATCCTTGTCTGAACAATGGAACGTGTGTTAATACGGTCG GTAGTTACTCTTGTCTGTGTCCGGAACAGTTCGACGGCAAGcactgtgaaaaacaaaacccgtGTTTTCTCCAACCTTGCCAAAATGGCGGCCAGTGCTCACATATTGTCGGGGAATCAGATTTTCTTTGCAACTGTACGGAGCGATTTTACGGCAGACTGTGTAACTTGGACGTAGACGAGTGTGAGTTATCTCCCTGCTCAAACAACGGCACGTGCGTCAACGACTTTGGTGGCTACCAGTGCATCTGTCCAGGGGCATTTCAAG GTGAAACGTGCGAGGAGGACAGAAACGAATGCGAGACCGACCCATGTCTGAATAACAAGACATGCATCAACTGGTACGGCGGGTACCACTGTAACTGCGGCCCATACTTACAGGGCGAGCGTTGCGAGACGGACGTTGACGAATGTCTGGAAACTCCGTGTGTAAACAACGGCACGTGCGAGAACACGTTTGGCTCCTACTATTGTAGCTGTCCAGATTCATTTCAAGGGAGACACTGCGATCTCGACTGCAGGGAGAAGTGCTTGAACAACAATACCAGCACAAACACAACTG GTGTCTCCTGCAATGAAACAACGCCATTGGCAAATCAAGAATCGTCCACGTTGCAAATTGAGGACTCGTCGATACAATCGACATCACCAATCATGTCGACATCCGGAATGGAAACTACGTCATCATCATCGACAGAGTCACATAATATATCAACAGCATCAACATATAATACGTCGATCTCCTCAACAATGCCGAACCAGTCAACTTCAGATACACAAAATACGCCTGAACCAGAATATACAGTGTCTACTGTAGTGTATACAGAAATTAAAATACCTACTAAAGAAGCTCCAG TTATTTCTGTACCGTTTTTCCTCTACGGATCGATAAACGATATTAACGAGACAGTATTGAAAACCGGAATTATCCAGATTCTTGACGACTATGGTGGTCTGTCCGTGTCTAGTATGAAGATGGTCATACGAAGAGAAGTGTATGATGGAGAGAATGG agtgacagtgacagaaatacaGTTCCGAGTGGTCGTGGGGAAGAAAAGAGTTCAAAAGTCAGAGATCAAAGCTATATTTGCGAAAGTACCTTACCACAAACTAAAGAGTTATCTCCCCTACAGGTTTTACGTTGGTCAAACGTTTCCAAAGGCGCTGATGTCCATGTCGTCTGGCGGCGAG GCTGGGGTTGGCATCCACGTTTATCTCATCGTCGCGTCTGTCGGGATTTTGATGATCATCGCTGTTGTCAGTTTCTTCGTAGTAAGGAGATGGAAACG AAAAAACGCTCAACCGAAGCCTCCTGATATGAAAACGATTTACAACTGCCAAACTCCTGA